A region of the Bacillota bacterium genome:
GTCGCGCGGGCAGTGCATCAAGTCTCAAGAGCCGCCGCCAGGAGCTGGGAGGGGCGACATGGGGCTGATCATTGGGATAGACGCTGGTGGAACCAAGACAGACTGCCTTGTCGGAACAGTCCATGGTGAGGTGCTGGCACGAGCATGGGCCGGTCCCGCGAACTTCCAGGTTTCGGGTCCGGCGGGTGTGAAACAAGAGGTCCTGGCGGCGATCGGAAGAGCACGAAATCTGCTGCCTGCCGGAGACGAGGCGTTCGACATTGCGTTCCTCGGCATCGCGGGCGTGGGGAGGCCAGGTGATCTCCAGGAGGTCGCCGGCGTTCTTGATGGGGCCGGCCTTGCGGGCAGGACAGTGGTTGACAATGACGCCGTCATAGCGCTTGCCGGAGGTACGCTGGGCCAGCCGGGGGTCGTAGTGATCGCCGGCACGGGCTCGATCGCGTTCGGCATGAACTCGCGTGGAGAAAGGGCTCGTTCCGGGGGGTGGGGCTACCTCCTGGGGGATGAGGGCAGCGCGTATGATATCGGGCGGCAGGCCCTCGCGTCGGTGGTCAGGGCGAGCGATGGGCGGGGAGACCCCACGGCGCTCTTCGAGGCAGTGCTGCAGCATCTTAAAGTGGCCTCTCCGGAGGACCTGGTGGAGCTTGCGTACCGCAAGGGCCTGGGGCGAACGGACATAGCTGGTCTGGCAGTCGTAGTGGCTGAGACTGCCCGCAAGGGCGATCGTGTGGCCCGTCGAATACTTCGCCGGGCGGGAGAGGAGCTCGGTCTCGCAGCTGCGAGCGTTGTGAAGGCCCTTGGAATGCAAGACGACGCCGTGCTGTGTGTAACCTCGGGAGGCGTCTTCGCAGCGGGGGACGTCGTAAGGAAGGCCCTGGCCAGGGAGCTCGAGAAGACGGCTCCCGTGTGCGAGGTCGTGGGGGCGAGGTTCCCGCCTGTGGTGGGGGCGTATCTCCTGGGGATCCAGGAGGCCGGCTTCCGTATAACAGGAAAGATCGTCGAGAACATCGAAGACTCGCTCGTGCGCTCATCGTGAGCGCCGGGCGTAAGGATGCCTGGTCGGGCGGCCGGATGGGTGCGCGATCGGAGGAGAGAAGACCGGTGATCATCAAGAACGCTGACATCCTGACGCCGCGAGGTATAATGGTGTCGGGTTTCGTTGTGACATGCGGCGGTAAGATCGCGAAAGTCGGGTCGCACGGGGAGTTCCGGGAGTATCCGACGTCTGGACACGAAGTGTTTGACGCGCGCGGTCTCACGCTCGTGCCCGGGTTCGTGGACATCCACGTACACGGGGGCGGAGGCCATGACGTGCTTGAGGGAACGTACGAGGCCGTGGCCGCGATGTGCCGCGCCCACGCAGTCCACGGCACGACTTCCTTGTTACCGACGACCATGGCCGCGCGCCACGAGGATCTGCTTGACGCGGTCCGGGCTGTGGCGGACGCCGCTAGGCGCGGCACCGGGGGTGCCGAAGTCCTGGGAGTTCACTTGGAAGGGCCGTGGATCAACCCTGAAAGCAGAGGCGCGCAAGCGCTGGAAGCGATCCGGCCGCCTAGCGTCGCGGAGCTCGACAGGCTCATAGGGGAGTCGGGCGGGCTCGTGCGGATCACTACTGTCGCGCCCGAGCTCGAAGGCGCGTGTGAGTTCATCGAAGAGGCTGTCGCACGGGGTGTAAGGGTTTCCCTCGGTCATTCCATGGCGTCGTTCGAGGAAGTCGTGTGTGCGATGAGGTCCGGCGCGACCCACATCACTCACGCTTTCAACGCCATGAGCGGGCTCCATCACCGCAGACCGGGGATGGTAGGAGCGATGCTCGCGTGCGACGAACTCACCGCCGAAGCTATCTTGGACGGCTTTCACCTGCATCCTGCGGCGGTGGCCGTCCTTCACAAGTGCAAAGGTGTGGACAAGCTTGCTCTGGTCACGGACGCCACGATGGCGGCATGCATGCAGGAAGGTGAGTACGAGCTCGGCGGGCAGCGGGTCAGCTTTGCAGACGGCGCCGTGAGACTTCCCGACGGAAACCTGGCCGGAAGCGCCTTGACCCTTGACAGGGCAGTCCGCCGCGCGATGGACGACCTGGGCATAACGCTTGCTCAGGCCGTGGCCATGGCGTCACAAGTCCCCGCGAGGGTTGCAGGGGTTTATGATCGCAAGGGCAGTATAGAGAATGGCAAGGATGCCGACATGGTCCTCATCGACCGGTCCGGCATGATCGGAGCTACTTTCGTTCGGGGTGTGCTGGTCCACCAGGCTCTAGCGTGAGGGTGTGACATCCCACTAACGCGGCTTCTCAGGCGGTTGTGGGTAGTCTTTGTCTGAGATGCGGAGCGCTGAGGATCCGAAGCAATACGTGGGTAGAGAAGGACGCTGGGGGTGTGAGCATATGGTTGTGGTCATTGCTCAGGACTTTGACACGATGAGCCGAGAGGCTGCGAAGGCCGTGGCCGAACAGGTCAGGAGGAAACCCGCGAGTGTCCTCGGCCTTGCGACGGGCGCGACCCAATTCGGCCTGTACGCCGAATTGGTAAGGATGCACCGAGAGGAAGGGCTGGACTTCTCGGCGATCACAACGTTCAACCTCGATGAGTATCTAGGGCTCGCTCCTGACCATCCCGCAAGCTTTCACTACTACATGTATACCCGGTTCTTCAACCACGTGAACGTCAGACAGGACCGCATCTTCATTCCGAACGGGCTCGCCGCGGACGTTCGCGAGGAATGCCGGGCGTACGAACGGGCAATAAGAAACGCGGGAGGGATAGATCTTGCCGTCCTCGGAGTCGGAAGGAACGGTCACATTGGGTTCAACGAACCGAGGACCGAGTTCGGGTCACGCACTCGGGCGCTCTTCCTTGCAAAGCGCACGATTGAGGCGAACGCGAGGTTCTTTGGGGGCGACGAGAAAGCCGTTCCGAGGCAAGCCATATCAGTCGGCATACGCACCATAATGAACAGCAGGTCCATCCTTCTTCTCGCGAGCGGCAAGGCCAAGGCGCAGGTCATCGCCCAAACCGTGCAGGGGCCTGTTACGGAGATGGTACCCAGCTCGGTGTTGCAGCTCCATCCGGACGTCACGCTGATCGTGGACGAGGAAGCGGCTATGCAGCTGGAGCCGTCGCCCGAGGGGTTCGTCCCCGGCCCCGGCACGCGGACCATGGTATACTGATCGCTGATGATCGCTGATGAAGGTATTTGCGGACTACCACACCCACACGAGATTCAGCCACGGCAAGGGCACGGTGCTGGACAACGTTCGCGCGGCGGCCCGGAAGGGCCTGGAGGCGGTAGCCATCACGGACCACGGCCCGGCCAACCTGTTTGGCCTGGGTATCAGCAGTCTTGCGGCTTTCGATGACATCGCTGAGCAGGTGGAGAGGAGCAGGAAGGAGTTCCCCGAGGTCAGGGTGCTGATGGGCGTGGAGGCGAACGTCATCAACACCCAGGGGGGCCTCGACGTCCCGGAGGAGCTGCTCGAGCGCCTCGACATAGTGCTTGCTGGACACCACCTCGTCGTGCGCGGGAGTAGTCTGGTGGAATGGTGGAAGATCTCGGCGCGCAACTACGTCGCAAGGTGGAGTCGTCGTCTTGCCGAGCGAGCACGGGTTGACAACACGAAGTCGCTGATAGAAGCTATAAGAAAGAACAGAGTGGATATCGTAACTCATCCCGGTCTCCATGTATCCATTGATACGGAGGAGCTCGCACGCGAGTGCGCGAGGGCCGGGACGGCTCTGGAGATCAACGCGAAACACGCCCATCTCGATGTGGGGTTCATCAGGGCTGCAGCGAAACAGGGGGCGACTTTCTGCATAAGCAGCGACGCTCACAGCCCTGAAGAGGTTGGCGATTTCGGGAACGCATTGGAGGTCGCGCTCCGCGCGGGCGTGGACCCGGAGAGGATCATCAACGTGCGCGCGTAAGCGTGCGCGCGGCGTCCCTACACGAATGCGGGGGGAAACCGGAGGATTGAGGGCTTGGGCGAGGAACGGTTCGTAATCATAACGGGGCTTTCGGGCGCCGGTAAGAGCGAGGCGGTTCGAGCTTTTGAGGACATGGGCTTCTTCTGCGTGGATAACCTTCCGCCCACCCTCATACCGAAGTTCGCGGAGCTCGTGGCACAGTCGGAGGGCAAGACGAATAGGATAGCCCTAGTAGTTGACATAAGGAGCAGGGAATTCTTCGACAGCCTTTGCAGCGCTCTCGATGACCTCGAAGGCATGGGAGTGACCTATGAGATCCTTTTCCTCGAGGCGTCCGACGAGGTGCTCGTCCGTAGGTTCAAGGAGACCAGGCGACGCCACCCCCTTTCGTCGGAGGGCGGTGGGGTATTGGAGGGCATAGAGGATGAGCGTCGCAGGTTGGGAGAGATTCGCGGGAGGGCCACCCGCATCCTAGACACGACGTCCCTCTCACCGCGGCAATTGCGGGAGCGCATAATGAACGTGTTCACCGGAGAGTCCCGGAGAGAGCGGCTCGACGTGATAGTCGTGGCCTTCGGTTTCAAGCACGGGATCCCAATGGACGCTGACCTGGTTTTCGACGTGAGGTTCCTGCCAAATCCGCATTACGTGGAGTCGCTGCGGAAGCTTACCGGAGACACCGAGCCCGTGCGGGAGTACGTATTCCAGTCGCCGGTGACGCGGAGGTTCCTTCAGAAACTCTTCGACCTCATGGCATTTCTCCTGCCTCATTACGTCAAAGAAGGCAAGACGCAGCTTGTGGTGGGCATTGGCTGCACCGGTGGCAAACACCGGTCCATAGCCGTGGCAGACCGACTCGCGGGTTTTCTGAAGGAACGTGGGTACAACGTGTCTGTGGAGTACCGCGACAGGGACGTGCAGGATAAGGTGGCGGAGCGAGAGCGAGATCGAGACCCGCACGATGGCGGGACAAGAGACGTGATGGAGACATGAGAACGCTCCGGTGGTTGTATCCGGGGATGAGAGTCAAGAGGTGGCTCCTGGCGTTTGCGCTCGGAGCGGCGCTCGTGGTGTTGGGAAGCGTGACGATTCTCAACGGCGCAGCTATCGGAATCCTGCGCAAGTGGCTCCTGTGGCTTGTGGGCCCTCAACCGGGGCCATTCCACAGGAGCATCGCCACGGCCGTGGGCATCTCGGCCACGCTCTCCGGCCTGGTGGTCATGTTGTTGTCCGCAGGAGCGGTCATCCGTTCTATAGTGGCAGCGCTCCTGCCAGGAGCGGAGAATCACATCGCCGAGCTCGTCCAGCGCGAGCGCCAGCTCGGAAGGGGCCCCAGGGTCGTCGTGGTAGGCGGGGGAACCGGTCTTTCCACGCTGCTTCGAGGCATCAAGGCGTATACGAGCAACGTTACCGCAATAGTCACGGTTGCAGATGATGGCGGAAGCTCCGGCAGGTTGCGCAAGGAAATGGGGGTACTGCCTCCGGGGGACATCCGCAACTGTCTGGTGGCCCTGGCGGACTCCGAGCCTCTCATGGCCCGCCTCTTTCAATACAGGTTTCCGGATGGGGACCCGACCGGCTTGGGAGGTCACACGTTCGGGAACCTCTTCATAGCTACCATGTCCGCCATCACAGGCGATTTCGAGCAGGCGGTCAAAGAGTCGAGTCGGGTGTTGGCGGTGAGAGGGAGGGTCTTGCCATCCACGCTCGACGATGTCGTGCTCGTGGCGGAGTGCGAAGGTGGGCTCATGGTTGAGGGGGAGTCCACCCTTTCGACATGCGGCGCTTCAATAAGGCGGGTTTTCCTCAGGCCGCAGGACCCCATGGCGCTTCCCGACGCAGTTGAGGCCATAGCAGGTGCGGAGGTGATAGTGCTCGGGCCGGGAAGCCTGTTTACCAGCGTGTTGCCGAACCTCTTAGTGCCAGGGATCAGGGAGGCGATCCGTCGCAGCAACGCGCTGAAGGTGTACGTTTGCAACGTCATGACGGAGCCGGGCGAGACAGACGGGTTCGACGCGTCCGACCATCTCAGGGCGCTCTTTGAGCACGTCGGGAGCGGCATGGTAGACGTGGTTGTGGTCAACACCGGAGAAGTGCCGCCAAAGCTGGCCGAAAGGTACAGGCAGGAGGGCGCGTACCCGGTGGCCGTGGATGGCGAAGGACTGAGAGCGCTGGGGGTGTCTGTGGTAGAGGGCGACCTGGTGTCCGTTGCAGACTACGCCCGACACGATCCAGAGCGTCTCGCCCGCGCTATAATGAAGCTGGTCATCGAGGCGAGGGCCTCGGTCGGCAGAGGGAACAGGCCGGCGAACGGACGGAGGCGCGCGTCAGTTTCGTGAGCGGTGTCGTGTGCGGGCTATTGCGGGCTACTGCAGGGCCGGCCTCCAGAGACGTCGGGCGGCAGCTGACTGGGGCGCACACTCTTTCATTTCCTTTCGGCGTCATCCCGGTGTCATCATGAGACGGAGCCAAGGAGGAGACGCCATATCACGACAGAGGAAGAGAAAGCCACGAGATCCGCGAGAAGACCCGCCGCCAGTGTATGACGGGTTTTTTTGACACCTACCGCGCCGAAGTACACGGTGACTACGTATAGCGTCGTTTCCGAGCTTGCCTGCATCGTCGAAGCCATCCTTCCTATGGCCGAGTCCGGTCCATATGTCTTCAGCAGGTTAGTCGCGATCTCAAGCGCGCCGCTGCCGGAGAGCGGACGGATGATGGCGAGCGGAAGGAGCTCCTCGGGCATTCCGATTAGGCGTGCGACGGGACAGAGGGCTGAAGTGACGATGCCGAGGGCGCCCGACGCCCTGAACATTCCGATGGCGACGAACATGGCTACAAGAAACGGGATCAGGCGGACTGCCGTGTCGAAGCCTTCCCTTGCCCCTTCTACGAACGTCTCGTACACTCTAACCCCTTTGAGACGACCTACAAGACATATCGCAAGGATCACGATGGGAACCATGACGCTCGAGGCTGTTGAGATCGCCCTGACGAGCATGGGATCACCTCCCTCGGCCGCTTAGGAAAGACATCCGACGGGTCACCGCCGCCCCCGGGTTCACATCGACCGCGAAACGGGCCTGAAGAACCTGTCAGCGATCACGGCCACGAGTGTCGCCAGCAGGTTCACCAGGATGATAGGCGCTACGACCTCGGAAGGACTTCTCGAGCCCAACTGGGACCTGACCGCGATGATCGTGGTCGGGACGAGAGTCACGCCGGCTGTGCACATGGCGACGAAAGTGCACATGGCGTCGCTTGCTTCTCCCTTGTCGCGCGACAACGCGGCCAGCTCCTCCATGGCCTTGATTCCGAGGGGCGTAGCCGCGTTGCCCATGCCCAGGAGGTTTGCGGTGATGCTCATGGCGACCGCGGCAACGGCGGGGTGCCGCGCTGGAACTGAGGGAAAGAGCAGCCTTGCAGCAGGCGCGACCAGTCGCGCGATCGAACGTGCGACGCCGGCTTCCTCTGCGACCTTCATGATGCCGCACCACAGGGCCATCGCGCCGATGAGGCCGAGGCACAGGGTGACGGCCGAACCCGCGGAGTCCAGCGCCGCGCGGGTCACCGCCTCGCTCGTTCCCGTGAATAGCCCCGTTACCACTCCTGCCGCTATCAAGAAGAGCCACACCGCGCTTGCCATGGCGTACGCCTCCTCAGTAGCAATAGTCGCGAGGCCGAACGTGGTGAGTCGACAGCCATTCCACCGCCTCCGTTCTTTGAGAAACGAGGGCCGTTCACCTCGCCCAGCACGCACCGCCCATAACTTGGTTGCGACCGAGCCGGGTTTGGCCCCACCGTAAAGCTATTCTGGCAGCCGCTTCGATTATTCCCAAGGCGAGTCTTAGGAGGCTGTGGTAGAATCGAGACGGGTGGGATGTCTCATGTTCTCGGCCAATACCAAGGACGAGCTCGCGCGGTTCAGCGCGGAGAGCAGGTGTTGCGTTCTGGCTGAACTTGCGGCCATCGCTCGCATGACGGGGCGCTTCGCCGGGGGGAGGCAGGATCGGGGCGACTCGCGTTTCGAGATGACCACGGAGAACGCGGCGCTTGCCAGGAGAATCGTGTCTCTCGTGCGCGATCTCTTCGGTCTGAGGCCGCCGGTAAACACCGTGAAACGCAAGGGGGGCGCTCCTGGACACCTTCATGTCGTGTCGCTTCCGTTGGACGAGAGGACCTGTGCGGCACTAGACGAGATGGGCGTGGTCTTGCGGAGAACCTGCCGCGACGGGCGCTGTGCCATGAGACCAGGGGTTCCTTGGAGGATACTAGCGAGAATGTGCTGCCGGAGGGCGTACCTGAGGGGAGCGTTCCTTGCCCGGGGGTACGTCCAAGACCCCGAGCACGCATATCACATGGAGATAATGACTGACGCACAGTCGCACGCGAAGGGGATAGTGCGTCTGGCCGCCTCTTTCGCGGTCGCGGCGAGGATATCCGGGCGCAGGAGGGGGGTCATGGTGTACGTCAAAGGGGGCGATGACGTTGCCCAACTCCTCCGGGTCATCGGCGCCCACGCGTCGGTGATCGCCCTTGAGAGCGTGCGCGTCGTGCGCGGGATGCGCGGCAATGTCAACCGTGCGGTCAACTGCGACACCGCGAACGTAGAGAAGGCGGTCGAGGCGGGGCTTGCCCAAATGGAGGCCATAAGGGAGCTCGCGGCGCGGGTCGGCTTGCACCATCTTCCTCCGGGCCTTCAAGAGATCGCCCGGCTTCGGCTGGAGCATCCCGGAGCCAGCCTGAAGGAGCTTGGTGAGATGGCAGTGCCTGCCATTACCAAGTCCGCGGCCAATCACCGGATGAGGCGGCTCCTGAATCTTGCCCGCCGCCTCAGAGCGGAAGACAGAGGAGATTCAAGCCCTGGGGCGAATACTCTAGTGGGGAAGGGAGGTGTGACGAGAAGTGAACGGGGCAATGAGGATGGGTTATGAGATGAGCCTCAAGCAGGTTCAGAAGCTCGTGATAACCCCTGAGCTTCGCCAAGCAATAACCGTCCTCCAGTTGCCCTGGATGGAGCTCCGCGAGTACATCGAGACTGAAATGCTGGAGAACCCCGTGCTCGAGCTGGCTGACGCGACCGGGCCTGAAACAGCCTCGGGAGATGACGGTGGTATAGAGGCTGCCGACGCGCGGTCGGATGAGACGTTGTCCCGCGATGTGAACGAGCGCCAAAGAGGCGAAGCCTCGGATGGCTCGCAAGACGACCGGGGAGACGCGGTAACGGACGGCCCGGACGTCGATTGGCAGGCGTACTTCGACGATGCGAGCGACCTTGGATACGTCATGCCGAGGGAGAGGAACGAGGAAGCTGAATCGTCGTATGAGTCCTACGTGGGTCACCAGGAATCCTTTCAGGAGCATCTAATGTTTCAGCTGCGCCTGTCGCCCCTGAGCGATGATGACATGAGGATCGGGAGCATCATCATCGGGGGGATCGACGATGACGGCTACCTTCGGATGGAGGTCTCCGAGATAGCAGCGATGGCGGGGGTAAGCGTCGAGCGAGTCGAACGAGTGCTCAGTGTGGTACAGGGGTTCGAGCCTTCGGGGGTGGGCGCTCGGAATCTCAGGGAATGTCTTCTCATCCAGCTCGGCACCATCGACGTTCCGGCCGATGAGCGAGACCTCGCGTCCACTCTCATCAAGGACTACCTGGATGATGTGGCCGCTGGGAGGCTGGCTAAGATAGCCCAGCGCCTTCAGAGGCCGGTCGCGGCGGTCCAAAGAGCGTGCGACGTGATCAAGACCCTCGATCCGAAGCCTGGTAGGGAGTTCTCTGGAACGCGCCCGGCCGGGTACATAGTGCCGGACGTGACGGTGGAGAGGGTGGGCGACGACTACGTGATCGTCGTGAACGACGTGTCGGCTCCGCGCCTTACCATAAACCCGGCTTATCGGGAGATGCTCAGGAACCCACAGCAGGAGGCGGGTGCGGTCGAGTTCGTCAAGTCCAAGCTGGGTTCGGCGATGTGGCTAATACGCAGCATTGAGCAGCGGAGGAGGACTCTCTACAGGGTCACCGAGTGCATCGTCAGGTTCCAGCGCGACTTCTTCGACAAAGGCATCAAGCACCTGAAGCCGCTCACTCTGAAAGAAGTCGCGGATGAGATCGGCGTCCACGAATCCACGGTCAGCAGAGCGACGGCAGGCAAGTACG
Encoded here:
- a CDS encoding ATPase; amino-acid sequence: MGLIIGIDAGGTKTDCLVGTVHGEVLARAWAGPANFQVSGPAGVKQEVLAAIGRARNLLPAGDEAFDIAFLGIAGVGRPGDLQEVAGVLDGAGLAGRTVVDNDAVIALAGGTLGQPGVVVIAGTGSIAFGMNSRGERARSGGWGYLLGDEGSAYDIGRQALASVVRASDGRGDPTALFEAVLQHLKVASPEDLVELAYRKGLGRTDIAGLAVVVAETARKGDRVARRILRRAGEELGLAAASVVKALGMQDDAVLCVTSGGVFAAGDVVRKALARELEKTAPVCEVVGARFPPVVGAYLLGIQEAGFRITGKIVENIEDSLVRSS
- the nagA gene encoding N-acetylglucosamine-6-phosphate deacetylase; protein product: MIIKNADILTPRGIMVSGFVVTCGGKIAKVGSHGEFREYPTSGHEVFDARGLTLVPGFVDIHVHGGGGHDVLEGTYEAVAAMCRAHAVHGTTSLLPTTMAARHEDLLDAVRAVADAARRGTGGAEVLGVHLEGPWINPESRGAQALEAIRPPSVAELDRLIGESGGLVRITTVAPELEGACEFIEEAVARGVRVSLGHSMASFEEVVCAMRSGATHITHAFNAMSGLHHRRPGMVGAMLACDELTAEAILDGFHLHPAAVAVLHKCKGVDKLALVTDATMAACMQEGEYELGGQRVSFADGAVRLPDGNLAGSALTLDRAVRRAMDDLGITLAQAVAMASQVPARVAGVYDRKGSIENGKDADMVLIDRSGMIGATFVRGVLVHQALA
- the nagB gene encoding glucosamine-6-phosphate deaminase — translated: MVVVIAQDFDTMSREAAKAVAEQVRRKPASVLGLATGATQFGLYAELVRMHREEGLDFSAITTFNLDEYLGLAPDHPASFHYYMYTRFFNHVNVRQDRIFIPNGLAADVREECRAYERAIRNAGGIDLAVLGVGRNGHIGFNEPRTEFGSRTRALFLAKRTIEANARFFGGDEKAVPRQAISVGIRTIMNSRSILLLASGKAKAQVIAQTVQGPVTEMVPSSVLQLHPDVTLIVDEEAAMQLEPSPEGFVPGPGTRTMVY
- a CDS encoding PHP domain-containing protein encodes the protein MKVFADYHTHTRFSHGKGTVLDNVRAAARKGLEAVAITDHGPANLFGLGISSLAAFDDIAEQVERSRKEFPEVRVLMGVEANVINTQGGLDVPEELLERLDIVLAGHHLVVRGSSLVEWWKISARNYVARWSRRLAERARVDNTKSLIEAIRKNRVDIVTHPGLHVSIDTEELARECARAGTALEINAKHAHLDVGFIRAAAKQGATFCISSDAHSPEEVGDFGNALEVALRAGVDPERIINVRA
- the rapZ gene encoding RNase adapter RapZ, yielding MGEERFVIITGLSGAGKSEAVRAFEDMGFFCVDNLPPTLIPKFAELVAQSEGKTNRIALVVDIRSREFFDSLCSALDDLEGMGVTYEILFLEASDEVLVRRFKETRRRHPLSSEGGGVLEGIEDERRRLGEIRGRATRILDTTSLSPRQLRERIMNVFTGESRRERLDVIVVAFGFKHGIPMDADLVFDVRFLPNPHYVESLRKLTGDTEPVREYVFQSPVTRRFLQKLFDLMAFLLPHYVKEGKTQLVVGIGCTGGKHRSIAVADRLAGFLKERGYNVSVEYRDRDVQDKVAERERDRDPHDGGTRDVMET
- a CDS encoding YvcK family protein; the protein is MRTLRWLYPGMRVKRWLLAFALGAALVVLGSVTILNGAAIGILRKWLLWLVGPQPGPFHRSIATAVGISATLSGLVVMLLSAGAVIRSIVAALLPGAENHIAELVQRERQLGRGPRVVVVGGGTGLSTLLRGIKAYTSNVTAIVTVADDGGSSGRLRKEMGVLPPGDIRNCLVALADSEPLMARLFQYRFPDGDPTGLGGHTFGNLFIATMSAITGDFEQAVKESSRVLAVRGRVLPSTLDDVVLVAECEGGLMVEGESTLSTCGASIRRVFLRPQDPMALPDAVEAIAGAEVIVLGPGSLFTSVLPNLLVPGIREAIRRSNALKVYVCNVMTEPGETDGFDASDHLRALFEHVGSGMVDVVVVNTGEVPPKLAERYRQEGAYPVAVDGEGLRALGVSVVEGDLVSVADYARHDPERLARAIMKLVIEARASVGRGNRPANGRRRASVS
- a CDS encoding spore maturation protein, yielding MLVRAISTASSVMVPIVILAICLVGRLKGVRVYETFVEGAREGFDTAVRLIPFLVAMFVAIGMFRASGALGIVTSALCPVARLIGMPEELLPLAIIRPLSGSGALEIATNLLKTYGPDSAIGRMASTMQASSETTLYVVTVYFGAVGVKKTRHTLAAGLLADLVAFSSSVVIWRLLLGSVS
- a CDS encoding spore maturation protein, with translation MASAVWLFLIAAGVVTGLFTGTSEAVTRAALDSAGSAVTLCLGLIGAMALWCGIMKVAEEAGVARSIARLVAPAARLLFPSVPARHPAVAAVAMSITANLLGMGNAATPLGIKAMEELAALSRDKGEASDAMCTFVAMCTAGVTLVPTTIIAVRSQLGSRSPSEVVAPIILVNLLATLVAVIADRFFRPVSRSM
- the whiA gene encoding DNA-binding protein WhiA; protein product: MFSANTKDELARFSAESRCCVLAELAAIARMTGRFAGGRQDRGDSRFEMTTENAALARRIVSLVRDLFGLRPPVNTVKRKGGAPGHLHVVSLPLDERTCAALDEMGVVLRRTCRDGRCAMRPGVPWRILARMCCRRAYLRGAFLARGYVQDPEHAYHMEIMTDAQSHAKGIVRLAASFAVAARISGRRRGVMVYVKGGDDVAQLLRVIGAHASVIALESVRVVRGMRGNVNRAVNCDTANVEKAVEAGLAQMEAIRELAARVGLHHLPPGLQEIARLRLEHPGASLKELGEMAVPAITKSAANHRMRRLLNLARRLRAEDRGDSSPGANTLVGKGGVTRSERGNEDGL
- the rpoN gene encoding RNA polymerase factor sigma-54: MRMGYEMSLKQVQKLVITPELRQAITVLQLPWMELREYIETEMLENPVLELADATGPETASGDDGGIEAADARSDETLSRDVNERQRGEASDGSQDDRGDAVTDGPDVDWQAYFDDASDLGYVMPRERNEEAESSYESYVGHQESFQEHLMFQLRLSPLSDDDMRIGSIIIGGIDDDGYLRMEVSEIAAMAGVSVERVERVLSVVQGFEPSGVGARNLRECLLIQLGTIDVPADERDLASTLIKDYLDDVAAGRLAKIAQRLQRPVAAVQRACDVIKTLDPKPGREFSGTRPAGYIVPDVTVERVGDDYVIVVNDVSAPRLTINPAYREMLRNPQQEAGAVEFVKSKLGSAMWLIRSIEQRRRTLYRVTECIVRFQRDFFDKGIKHLKPLTLKEVADEIGVHESTVSRATAGKYVQTPRGVYEMRFFFASGVPTATGDSASSESIKRMIRDIIESEDPKEPLSDQAIADLLRAQGILISRRTVAKYREEDMIPASKQRKRF